One Malaclemys terrapin pileata isolate rMalTer1 chromosome 7, rMalTer1.hap1, whole genome shotgun sequence genomic region harbors:
- the MUSTN1 gene encoding musculoskeletal embryonic nuclear protein 1, whose product MSQAAPVKKKRPPVKEEDLKGARGKLSTNQQIKSKTYQVMKQCEQEGSVAPSIFSQDRTGGETAFEKPKEEPPKSVFG is encoded by the exons ATGTCGCAG GCAGCCCCCGTGAAAAAGAAGCGTCCTCCAGTGAAGGAGGAAGATCTCAAAGGGGCTAGAGGAAAGCTCTCCACCAACCAGCAAATTAAATCCAAAACCTACCAAGTCATGAAGCAATGTG AACAAGAGGGCTCTGTGGCACCTTCCATATTCAGTCAAGATCGGACAGGAGGTGAAACAGCCTTTGAGAAGCCTAAAGAAGAACCACCAAAGAGTGTCTTTGGCTGA